In Asterias rubens chromosome 10, eAstRub1.3, whole genome shotgun sequence, the following proteins share a genomic window:
- the LOC117296116 gene encoding acidic repeat-containing protein-like, with protein sequence MCNIHEEAWQTEPLFHIGVMTSHTTITLVLVGALELHSTNSPDDGHQQKEVGALELHSTNSPDDGHQQKEVGALELHSTNSPDDGHQQKEVGALELHSTNSPDDGHQQKEVGALELHSTNSPNDGHQQKEVGALELHSTNSPDDGHQQKEVGALELHSTNSPDDGHQQKEVGALELHSTNSPDDGHQQKEVGALELHSTNSPDDGHQQKEVGALELHSTNSPDDGHQQKEVGALELHSTNSPNDGHQQKEVGALELHSTNSPDDGHQQKEVGALELHSTNSPNDGHQQKEVGALELHSTNSPDDGHQ encoded by the exons ATGTGTAATATTCATGAGGAGGCGTGGCAGACTGAACCATTATTCCACATAGGGGTGATGACGAGTCA CACAACGATTACTCTAGTTTTGGTTGGAGCACTAGAACTTCATTCAACAAACTCGCCTGATGATGGGCATCAACAGAAAGAGGTTGGAGCACTAGAACTTCATTCAACAAACTCACCTGATGATGGGCATCAACAGAAAGAGGTTGGAGCACTAGAACTTCATTCAACAAACTCGCCTGATGATGGGCATCAACAGAAAGAGGTTGGAGCACTAGAACTTCATTCAACAAACTCGCCTGATGATGGGCATCAACAGAAAGAGGTTGGAGCACTAGAACTTCATTCAACAAACTCGCCTAATGATGGGCATCAACAGAAAGAGGTTGGAGCACTAGAACTTCATTCAACAAACTCGCCTGATGATGGGCATCAACAGAAAGAGGTTGGAGCACTAGAACTTCATTCAACAAACTCGCCTGATGATGGGCATCAACAGAAAGAGGTTGGAGCACTAGAACTTCATTCAACAAACTCGCCCGATGATGGGCATCAACAGAAAGAGGTTGGAGCACTAGAACTTCATTCAACAAACTCGCCTGATGATGGGCATCAACAGAAAGAGGTTGGAGCACTAGAACTTCATTCAACAAACTCGCCTGATGATGGGCATCAACAGAAAGAGGTTGGAGCACTAGAACTTCATTCAACAAACTCGCCTAATGATGGGCATCAACAGAAAGAGGTTGGAGCACTAGAACTTCATTCAACAAACTCGCCTGATGATGGGCATCAACAGAAAGAGGTTGGAGCACTAGAACTTCATTCAACAAACTCGCCTAATGATGGGCATCAACAGAAAGAGGTTGGAGCACTAGAACTTCATTCAACAAACTCGCCTGATGATGGGCATCAATAA
- the LOC117295648 gene encoding glutamate receptor 1-like, with translation MLSTTVKVLWSVMLMQLYVHNGEAGDVSIAALFGAASEDLKVVIDDGVRYIQRNTSFLSEVHTISFTGAEQFKPSNSVYSALEEICSLISGEIPSAMILSEDKCPECEDIAGIASHASNPVFSVDHGSYDSGSLAFKMHPSPEDTNSFFVDILTYFQWRNFIIIHDGGNALEFLQEVLSIQKEREWNITAIELASSNHQSFLDVSVRIRAESTKNLFVFCSAETTAKAFLVWAQQTPSANILTANYHWVLGNIDMSLDRTFKTDLERTNAYITRFGMNYTREIQFALPTSITTSTNEWPMRDRLAFDAVISVGHALRMYREWEESQGSSGTAVLPGDTQMPPCPTASAVPTQNTLTTYLRRVAFEGISGNVEFDDVGNRVNYTISIYSGQFKTLDQMRGEWTQNPAYWEKKWKRKWESDGHLNVTYHNYAAERTVKIVTIEAEPFLKARIANSTFTETGSWVGNNRYEGYIIDLLERIKTHVKGIDFDYQIELVSDNKFGSQHPYSHIWDGMVGDVIRKKADVAAGPLTVTPDRAQAVDFTYPFMSSGITVMMKHPESVQHNPFRIMYPLGIEVWIVNLVAFFIISAMLYFFNYFDPYEWRAAAERQETFEENADNFSMKNSMWFATTSMFLQSFDASPRSNAGRTLAAFWWVFVIIMVFLYLLNLTHFVTSNKRLVYATTAEGLLDQTEVAFGSIEKGSTYYFFKKSSVPEYQRLWQHMNTRIPSPWVANIKEGIEKVRDSNGYYAFIGEAAEMNFKASKKPCDLLVAGTFIARTTYALAVQKDSPLKDQLSSAIESLRDTGVLEDLEREWWNLDRYPLECRNLTTWEKQGVFSLTAVDLQGVYYILLMGIVIAVVTFAIESFFSCGGGNKKSSSRNGMGGGQRMGGGQPIGGGQPIGGGAGGGGGDEKMWI, from the exons ATGTTGTCGACTACCGTCAAGGTGCTGTGGTCAGTAATGCTTATGCAGCTTTACGTTCATAATGGAGAGGCTGGTGATGTTAGCATCG cgGCACTATTTGGAGCTGCATCTGAAGATCTCAAGGTTGTTATAGATGATGGAGTGCGTTACATTCAGAGAAATACCTCATTTCTCTCTGAAGTACACACCATCTCATTCACTGGTGCTGAGCAGTTTAAACCTTCAAACTCTGTCTACTCGGCATTGGAAGAGA tttgtagTTTAATCTCTGGTGAGATTCCTTCTGCAATGATCCTATCTGAGGATAAATGCCCAGAATGTGAAGATATTGCTGGTATAGCAAGCCACGCCTCCAACCCGGTATTCTCTGTAGATCATGGGTCTTATGATTCTGGCTCCTTGGCTTTCAAGATGCACCCTTCTCCTGAAGACACTAACTCCTTCTTTGTTGACATCCTCACTTACTTCCAGTGGAGGAACTTCATCATCATTCATGACGGTGGAAatg CTCTTGAATTTCTTCAGGAAGTGTTGAGCATTCAGAAAGAGCGAGAGTGGAATATCACGGCCATTGAGCTAGCCAGCAGCAATCACCAAAGCTTCTTAGATGTCTCAGTTAGAATTAGAGCTGAATCAACCAAGAACCTATTCGTATTCTGTTCTGCAGAGACCACCGCTAAAGCTTTCTTGGTTTGG GCCCAGCAAACTCCAAGTGCGAATATTCTGACTGCTAACTACCATTGGGTTTTGGGAAACATT GACATGTCACTGGATAGAACCTTTAAAACCGATCTTGAGAGAACCAATGCCTACATCACTCGATTCGGTATGAATTACACTCGAGAGATTCAGTTTGCACTTCCTACATCAATCACGACGTCAACCAATGAGTGGCCAATGAGAGACCGTCTTGCGTTTGATGCAGTCATCTCTGTTGGACATGCTCTAAGGATGTATCGTGAATGGGAAGAATCTCAAGGTTCTTCAGGAACGGCAGTTCTTCCTGGGGATACACAGATGCCCCCCTGTCCTACAGCATCTGCTGTGCCAACTCAGAACACACTCACAACGTATCTAAGACGG GTTGCGTTCGAAGGCATTTCTGGTAATGTTGAGTTTGATGATGTTGGTAATCGTGTCAACTACACCATTTCAATTTACAGTGGCCAGTTCAAGACTTTGGATCAAATG agagGTGAGTGGACTCAGAATCCTGCATACTGGGAGAAGAAATGGAAGAGGAAGTGGGAGAGTGACGGTCATCTTAATGTCACTTATCACAACTATGCTGCAGAGAGGACTGTCAAAATCGTCACCATTGAG GCTGAACCGTTCTTGAAGGCTAGGATTGCCAACAGCACCTTCACTGAAACTGGAAGCTGGGTAGGAAACAATCGCTATGAAGGTTACATCATCGATCTTTTGGAGAGAATTAAGACTCATGTCAAGGGGATTGATTTTGACTACCAGATCGAGCTTGTTTCAGACAATAAGTTTGGAAGCCAACATCCATACAGCCACATCTGGGATGGAATGGTTGGTGATGTCATTCGAAAG AAAGCTGATGTAGCAGCTGGTCCGCTGACTGTGACTCCAGATCGAGCTCAAGCTGTTGATTTCACCTACCCCTTCATGAGTAGTGGTATCACCGTGATGATGAAACACCCAGAGAGCGTTCAGCACAACCCCTTCCGTATCATGTACCCCTTAGGTATTGAGGTATGGATCGTCAATCTAGTGGCTTTCTTTATCATTAGTGCCATGCTGTACTTCTTCAACTACTTTGACCCCTATGAGTGGCGTGCTGCTGCCGAGCGACAGGAAACCTTCGAGGAGAATGCAGACAACTTCAGCATGAAGAATTCAATGTGGTTTGCGACTACCTCTATGTTTCTGCAGAGTTTTGATGCTTCTCCTCGGTCCAATGCTGGTCGTACTCTAGCAGCTTTCTGGTGGGTATTTGTCATCATCATGGTCTTCCTCTATCTTCTTAACCTGACCCACTTTGTGACCAGTAATAAGAGGCTCGTCTACGCTACCACTGCTGAGGGTCTCCTCGACCAGACAGAGGTGGCTTTTGGCTCCATCGAGAAGGGATCCACCTATTACTTCTTCAAGAAGTCTAGTGTACCAGAGTACCAGCGTCTTTGGCAGCACATGAATACCCGCATTCCATCACCCTGGGTCGCGAACATCAAGGAAGGGATAGAGAAAGTACGTGATTCTAACGGTTACTACGCATTCATTGGTGAGGCTGCTGAAATGAACTTTAAAGCCAGCAAGAAGCCGTGTGATCTTCTAGTGGCCGGTACCTTCATTGCCCGTACTACATATGCTCTAGCTGTTCAGAAGGATTCTCCTCTTAAAGATCAGCTGTCAAGTGCTATTGAGTCTCTCAGAGATACAGGAGTCTTGGAAGATCTGGAACGTGAATGGTGGAATCTGGATAGGTATCCCCTAGAATGTCGTAATTTGACCACCTGGGAGAAACAAGGCGTGTTCTCCTTGACCGCTGTGGACCTCCAGGGTGTCTACTACATCCTCCTGATGGGTATTGTTATCGCCGTAGTTACCTTTGCCATAGAGTCTTTCTTTAGTTGCGGGGGAGGAAACAAAAAGAGCAGCAGCCGTAATGGAATGGGAGGTGGTCAACGCATGGGTGGTGGGCAACCCATAGGTGGTGGACAACCAATCGGTGGGGGTGCCGGTGGTGGAGGGGGAGATGAAAAGATGTGgatctaa
- the LOC117295466 gene encoding glutamate receptor 1-like, producing the protein MAVHGWIAVQLVLALIGYATSFEYKIGAMYGANTHEKDLYKNLFTDASVFINRDRELSNDGRDRISIYNYAPVGGIEWALPNTPQALRAACTFASSVDLHGLIIPSDMCPNCGGHTGRIVGDAFSPVIALDQAEGSNAYKMLMTDSDLMDLWISVINHYKWQDFIFIYDGDSAYSVALMLMAMEEDNDWHIVPYEISEDWDVMAKDLKKRRIQNYLLYVHEEELLPDLRDWMLDSGMFGDKYHWIFGNMEPPISRNFLDDKLRIHTSFLTRFKMETVFGVDQDVHTRNPIPPRKWPFRQRTAYDSMVFMAKAVMAYHAEWNRWPEAVPKCGEDIVCDLDPTMQKISHEGLSGEVAFNENRDRVNYTINIFMGKDKHNILQAGRWTQNIDHYERKKGVKWPEGKGRLDMFPFRQSDQGYIKILSIEEPPFMMLKDRDYTRETRQVEENDGLDRYIGYIPELLQHVKRVFEEDMHMEFKYRIELVSEGYYGKRNPNTGEWDGLVKELQDSDADLAAAAFTVTRPREEVIDFSKHFVKSNIMTLMKHPNWRRDFPFNFAFSFHWDTWLVNLFALGIAILAIWLIMRYHPLEYRRQAATGNATQEQADSYTLRNSAWTLVCIMFWQGHKSSPKSYSGRIMLATWFFFCIVMLFLFMLNLSDFIVIDKTILFINDPVDLLNEPLLKIGMVRDSPTHNYYSMSTNPDDQQLMTLMGVLDRAPFVQKLRDGALRVRNDNGHYALVSEEIMLSFYTQKGPWCDLYIAGDPVKKIKFAFATPSGSPLRDQITYVMNKLGQEGVLQDLAERRWFGDQKCENETIWEEESLLSINANDLEGIYYVLAMGVVLSVIIFFIDVLSFWQYGSCSNSGTQLPPTGQVARRNRQGDNGIRLTDNPSSSTPPPVRNDGYDYGAKPTEKSPNLWI; encoded by the exons ATGGCTGTCCATGGATGGATTGCGGTTCAGTTGGTTTTAGCCCTAATCGGTTATGCGACATCATTCGAGTACAAAATTG GTGCAATGTACGGCGCAAACACCCACGAGAAAGATTTGTACAAGAATCTATTTACGGACGCGTCCGTGTTCATCAACAGGGACCGGGAATTGTCGAATGATGGTAGAGACAGGATTTCCATCTACAACTATGCACCGGTTGGTGGTATAGAGTGGGCTCTACCAAACACACCCCAAGCTCTTAGAGCAG CCTGTACGTTTGCTAGCTCGGTTGATTTGCATGGGTTGATCATACCATCTGACATGTGTCCAAACTGTGGCGGTCATACAGGTCGGATTGTAGGTGATGCTTTTAGTCCAGTCATAGCCTTAGACCAAGCTGAAGGTTCTAATGCCTACAAGATGCTAATGACTGATTCAGACCTAATGGACCTCTGGATTAGCGTAATCAATCATTACAAATGGCAAGACTTCATATTCATCTACGATGGAGATtcag CTTACTCCGTGGCCTTGATGTTAATGGCTATGGAAGAAGATAATGATTGGCATATAGTGCCTTATGAGATTTCTGAGGATTGGGATGTTATGGCTAAGGATCTCAAGAAGAGAAGAATTCAGAATTATCTTCTCTACGTTCATGAGGAAGAACTCTTACCGGACTTAAGGGACTGG ATGTTGGATAGCGGTATGTTTGGTGACAAGTATCACTGGATCTTTGGAAACATG GAGCCTCCAATTAGTCGTAACTTCTTGGACGACAAGCTTCGGATTCATACTTCCTTCTTGACTCGCTTTAAGATGGAAACCGTCTTTGGAGTGGATCAAGATGTCCATACCAGAAACCCCATTCCTCCAAGGAAGTGGCCGTTCAGGCAGAGAACCGCGTACGATTCTATGGTGTTCATGGCTAAAGCTGTGATGGCTTATCATGCAGAGTGGAATAGATGGCCTGAAGCAGTCCCAAAATGTGGAGAAGACATCGTATGTGACTTAGACCCGACCATGCAAAAG ATCTCCCATGAAGGACTGAGTGGCGAAGTGGCTTTCAATGAAAACAGGGATCGAGTCAACTACACGATCAACATCTTCATGGGAAAAGACAAGCATAACATCCTACAG gccGGAAGATGGACTCAAAACATCGACCATTACGAGCGGAAGAAAGGAGTCAAGTGGCCAGAGGGCAAGGGTCGCCTAGACATGTTCCCATTCAGGCAATCTGATCAAGGGTACATCAAAATACTATCCATTGAG gAGCCACCTTTCATGATGTTAAAGGATCGTGACTACACTCGCGAGACTCGTCAGGTTGAAGAGAATGATGGTTTAGACCGTTACATCGGTTACATTCCAGAGTTACTCCAACATGTCAAGAGAGTATTCGAGGAGGACATGCACATGGAATTCAAATATCGAATCGAGCTAGTCTCGGAGGGATACTACGGGAAGCGGAACCCAAACACTGGAGAATGGGACGGCCTAGTCAAGGAATTACAGGACTCG GATGCAGATCTAGCAGCAGCAGCTTTTACCGTGACCAGGCCAAGAGAAGAAGTCATCGACTTCTCTAAACACTTCGTCAAGAGTAACATAATGACCCTGATGAAGCATCCTAACTGGAGACGCGACTTCCCCTTTAACTTTGCTTTCTCATTCCACTGGGATACCTGGCTGGTCAACCTCTTTGCTCTTGGTATTGCCATCTTAGCCATATGGCTCATCATGAGATACCACCCCCTGGAGTATAGGAGACAGGCTGCCACAGGAAACGCTACACAAGAACAGGCCGACAGCTATACCCTTCGCAACTCAGCATGGACGCTCGTATGCATCATGTTCTGGCAGGGTCACAAGTCATCACCAAAGTCTTACTCTGGTCGAATTATGCTGGCAACATGGTTCTTCTTCTGTATTGTCATGCTGTTCCTCTTCATGTTGAATCTCAGTGACTTCATAGTCATTGACAAAACCATTCTCTTCATCAACGACCCAGTGGATCTTCTGAACGAGCCACTCCTCAAAATCGGCATGGTAAGGGATAGCCCCACCCACAATTACTACTCCATGTCTACCAATCCAGATGACCAGCAGCTGATGACACTTATGGGGGTGTTGGATCGAGCTCCATTCGTACAGAAGTTGAGAGATGGCGCCCTCCGTGTACGAAACGACAATGGACATTATGCCCTAGTCAGTGAAGAGATCATGCTTTCATTCTACACCCAGAAAGGTCCCTGGTGCGACCTGTACATCGCTGGTGACCCTGTCAAAAAGATCAAGTTTGCCTTTGCCACGCCTTCTGGCTCTCCGCTCCGAGACCAGATAACATACGTCATGAATAAGCTGGGTCAGGAAGGCGTCTTGCAAGACCTGGCTGAGAGGCGATGGTTCGGGGACCAAAAATGCGAGAATGAGACGATCTGGGAGGAGGAGAGCCTTCTGTCCATCAATGCTAATGATCTGGAAGGTATATACTACGTCCTAGCTATGGGTGTAGTTCTTAGTGTCATCATATTCTTCATAGATGTCTTGAGTTTCTGGCAGTATGGGAGTTGCTCCAATTCAGGTACACAGCTACCACCGACTGGCCAAGTCGCCCGTCGTAATCGGCAAGGGGATAACGGCATTCGTCTTACCGACAACCCATCCTCGTCAACCCCACCTCCTGTCCGAAATGACGGCTATGATTACGGTGCCAAACCAACCGAAAAATCACCAAACTTGTGGATTTGA